A region of Rhizorhabdus wittichii RW1 DNA encodes the following proteins:
- a CDS encoding TonB-dependent receptor (PFAM: TonB-dependent receptor; TonB-dependent receptor, plug), with translation MINRKIRLLLVCSVAAIFAPGVAAQNAEADAVGGGSGLDEIVVTAQKRAENVQDVPIAIAAFGGEAIQQRGISDVSQLSSITPSVVLDAGTPFAGSGAALGATIRGIGQNDFAVNVDPGVGVYLDGIYLARTVGANVALPDVERVEVLKGPQGTLFGRNTIGGAINIVTHEPGDEFRFKGSVTTGRFERLDVAGTADIPLSETLKSSITFASNHRDGFVKRVPYTQAGPYVQEPNTLYREVGYDSSSREGGVGDWSLRGKLKWEASSSLKVTVTGDYYKQNTSGLPNIVLDVLDDYPGDFAGPGAPLVPGSALTPGTGYNFAGLYNFCINSTPAQIMGRNAQSICGPRGNELNPSTILPALGSANVDADPSNNRLPYDDRWVSTNWNRSYATGNSFARSKTWGFSGALDWSLSPDITLRSITGYREMEWASGFDGDNSPINFLHVSNSAKQHQFSQEFQLVGDTDKLGGKLNYVLGAYYFSEKGSEDGFVTIGTGLLQIEGPIDVKNRNVSFFGQLDWRVSDLLGFTLGGRYTSEKKAFDARQTDYAGFSYDLFNCPVTVAICPGILGFPDPNDPLRVYPPNTPDRKFHNFSPKFGVQLHPDDDVMVYGSYTMGYKVGGWSTRLQNPTATAPTFDDEKAKTLELGLKSTLLDRRLRFNAAVFRTIYDNIQLLFQRGTNPLIENAGKATIKGAEADLTASINDYLSLTMSAGYLDAKLTEVIGPTGPDSVQLGTSVGARLPKVPKFTFNLSPRVTLPVGAGDAKLVFQGDYTHTSSMWNDAQRTFLLKRPTTDVFNASLTFRSGRNWSVTLGGTNLSNERYVVNGVAQKAGGLVYGSPNRPREWYARLGVEF, from the coding sequence ATGATCAACCGGAAGATCCGTTTGCTGCTGGTCTGTTCCGTAGCGGCCATTTTTGCGCCCGGCGTGGCTGCGCAGAACGCCGAAGCCGATGCGGTGGGTGGCGGCTCCGGCCTGGACGAAATCGTCGTCACCGCGCAGAAGCGCGCGGAAAATGTTCAGGATGTGCCGATCGCTATCGCCGCGTTCGGCGGCGAGGCCATCCAGCAGCGCGGCATCTCCGATGTTTCCCAGCTCAGCTCGATCACGCCGAGCGTGGTGCTCGATGCCGGCACGCCGTTCGCCGGCTCGGGCGCGGCGCTGGGTGCGACGATCCGCGGCATTGGCCAGAACGATTTCGCGGTCAATGTCGATCCGGGCGTGGGCGTCTATCTCGACGGCATCTATCTCGCCCGGACGGTCGGCGCCAACGTCGCCCTGCCCGACGTCGAGCGGGTCGAGGTGCTGAAAGGGCCGCAAGGCACCCTGTTCGGGCGCAACACGATCGGCGGCGCGATCAACATCGTCACCCATGAGCCGGGCGACGAGTTCCGCTTCAAGGGCTCGGTGACGACCGGCCGCTTCGAGCGTCTCGACGTCGCCGGCACGGCGGACATTCCGCTGTCGGAGACGCTGAAGTCGTCGATCACCTTCGCCAGCAACCATCGCGACGGCTTCGTCAAGCGCGTACCCTACACCCAGGCGGGCCCCTATGTGCAGGAACCGAACACGCTGTACCGCGAGGTCGGCTACGACAGCTCCAGCCGCGAAGGTGGCGTCGGCGACTGGTCGCTACGCGGCAAGCTGAAATGGGAGGCGTCCTCCAGCCTCAAGGTCACCGTCACCGGCGACTATTACAAGCAGAACACCTCCGGCCTGCCGAACATCGTCCTCGACGTGCTCGACGATTATCCGGGCGACTTCGCGGGGCCGGGCGCGCCGTTGGTGCCGGGTTCGGCGCTGACCCCGGGCACGGGCTACAACTTCGCCGGCCTCTATAATTTCTGCATCAATTCAACTCCGGCCCAGATCATGGGGCGCAACGCGCAGTCGATCTGCGGCCCGCGCGGCAACGAGCTCAATCCCTCGACGATCCTGCCGGCGCTGGGCAGCGCAAATGTCGATGCCGATCCTAGCAACAACCGGCTGCCCTATGACGATCGCTGGGTCAGCACGAACTGGAACCGCAGCTACGCCACCGGCAACAGCTTCGCGCGGTCCAAGACCTGGGGCTTCTCCGGCGCGCTGGACTGGAGCCTGTCGCCCGACATCACGCTGCGGTCGATCACCGGCTATCGCGAGATGGAATGGGCGTCGGGCTTCGACGGCGACAATTCGCCGATCAACTTCCTCCATGTCTCGAACTCGGCCAAGCAGCATCAGTTCAGCCAGGAATTCCAGCTCGTAGGCGACACCGACAAGCTGGGCGGCAAGCTCAACTATGTGCTCGGCGCCTATTATTTCAGCGAGAAGGGGAGCGAGGACGGCTTCGTCACGATCGGGACCGGGCTCCTCCAGATCGAAGGGCCGATCGACGTCAAGAACCGGAACGTCTCCTTCTTCGGCCAGCTCGACTGGCGGGTGAGCGACCTGCTGGGGTTCACGCTGGGCGGGCGCTATACGTCGGAGAAGAAGGCGTTCGACGCGCGGCAGACCGACTATGCCGGGTTCAGCTATGACCTGTTCAACTGTCCGGTGACGGTGGCGATCTGCCCCGGCATCCTCGGTTTCCCCGATCCGAACGATCCGCTGCGGGTCTATCCGCCCAACACGCCGGACCGCAAATTCCACAATTTCTCCCCGAAATTCGGCGTGCAGCTCCATCCCGACGACGATGTGATGGTCTATGGTTCCTACACCATGGGCTATAAGGTCGGCGGCTGGAGCACCCGGTTGCAGAATCCCACCGCGACCGCGCCGACCTTCGACGACGAGAAGGCGAAGACGCTCGAGCTCGGCTTGAAGTCGACGCTGCTCGACCGGCGGCTGCGGTTCAACGCCGCAGTGTTCAGGACGATCTACGACAACATCCAGCTCCTCTTCCAGCGCGGCACCAACCCGCTGATCGAGAATGCCGGCAAGGCCACGATCAAGGGCGCCGAGGCCGACCTGACCGCATCGATCAACGACTATCTGAGCCTGACGATGTCGGCCGGCTATCTCGACGCCAAGCTGACCGAGGTGATCGGCCCGACCGGCCCCGACAGCGTCCAGCTCGGCACGAGCGTCGGCGCGCGGCTGCCGAAGGTGCCGAAGTTCACCTTCAACCTCTCGCCGCGCGTCACCTTGCCGGTCGGCGCGGGCGACGCGAAGCTGGTCTTCCAGGGCGACTATACCCACACCTCCTCGATGTGGAACGACGCCCAGCGGACCTTCCTGCTCAAGCGCCCGACCACCGACGTCTTTAACGCCAGCCTGACTTTCCGGAGCGGCCGCAACTGGTCGGTGACGCTCGGCGGGACCAATTTGAGCAACGAGCGCTATGTCGTGAACGGCGTTGCCCAGAAGGCCGGCGGTCTGGTCTATGGTTCGCCAAATCGTCCGCGCGAATGGTACGCCCGGCTGGGCGTGGAATTCTAA
- a CDS encoding putative transcriptional regulator, Crp/Fnr family (PFAM: cyclic nucleotide-binding; regulatory protein, Crp) has protein sequence MTEAIDPAPFDLLQWLPEVACADFHQMARRRGYAPGELIYSQGDQGGEMFRVVEGSVRLSVTRTDGRELLYLLFEPGDCFGVSTLIDGEPLPQTAEAGRDLELQIVTKAAFDELRQRHRTFDDALIRLATRHMRLLSGLFADASLQDMSARVASRILSVARSFGRPGDDGIELSIALSQTELAAMVGGARQTVNKVIMQFRRDGLLSIRNGRLVIHSTRALKSLASGR, from the coding sequence ATGACCGAAGCGATCGACCCCGCCCCGTTCGACCTGCTGCAATGGCTGCCCGAGGTTGCGTGCGCCGACTTCCACCAGATGGCGCGCCGCCGCGGCTATGCGCCCGGTGAGCTCATCTACAGCCAGGGAGATCAGGGCGGCGAGATGTTCCGTGTCGTCGAGGGCAGCGTGCGACTTTCGGTGACCCGCACTGATGGCCGCGAACTTCTCTATCTGCTGTTCGAACCTGGCGACTGCTTCGGCGTCAGCACCCTGATCGACGGCGAGCCGCTGCCGCAGACCGCCGAGGCCGGCCGCGACCTGGAACTGCAGATCGTGACGAAGGCGGCGTTCGACGAATTGCGCCAGCGCCATCGCACCTTCGACGATGCATTGATACGGCTCGCGACGCGGCATATGCGCCTGCTGAGCGGGCTATTCGCCGACGCCAGCCTTCAGGATATGAGCGCGCGGGTCGCAAGCCGCATCCTGTCGGTAGCGCGGAGTTTCGGCCGTCCGGGTGACGACGGCATAGAGCTGTCGATCGCCCTCAGCCAGACCGAACTCGCCGCGATGGTCGGCGGCGCACGGCAGACCGTCAACAAGGTGATCATGCAATTCCGTAGGGATGGTTTGCTCAGTATCCGCAACGGCCGGTTGGTCATCCACTCGACCCGCGCGCTGAAAAGCCTCGCATCGGGTCGCTGA
- a CDS encoding pyruvate ferredoxin/flavodoxin oxidoreductase (PFAM: pyruvate ferredoxin/flavodoxin oxidoreductase): MAASPLLSRLKETAVVTPAEPRNTAVSLDDKWTVDRGRIVINGTQAIARTLLAQRELDRRRGLSTAGFITGYRGSPLGNVDMTLWSIGDRLSAAGIVFQPGVNEDIAATAVHGSQQIDAVPGARHDGVFAAWYGKGPGVDRSGDAFKHGNYAGAHAKGGVLLFYGDDHGGKSSTVAHQSEQAIAASLIPSLYPANVQEILEFGLLGFAMSRYSGSWIAMKCVNEIAEQTATIDIDLPAFDPALPAMDGVGEVSIGQGVFNPLGDESLVLDHRLPRVHAFVRGNKIDRTVFRAGKPRLGIVTAGKSYGDVCAALALLGLDETSASEAGISLYKVGCIWPLEPIGLVAFAKGHDAILVVEEKKSFLEQQIAEIIVNDPQRPMLFGKRDEEGRSLFSSNLPLEPAGIARVIAERLGRLGQAIDGAPMPSTDGAPVDADLPKRSPFFCSGCPHNRSTRVPEGSTSMTGIGCHTMAHFVRPKEALLPTQMGGEGGNWLGLAPFTDTKHIFQNMGDGTYYHSGLLAIRAAVAARVNITYKILYNDAVAMTGGQPVDGPISVAEIARQVRDEGVSKVWLLSDDPMRHRGNRELPAEVIIGHRDELDRVQRALRDMPGCTVLIYEQTCAAEKRRRRKRGTFPDPAKRQFIAKSVCEGCGDCSVQSTCVSLMPVDTAFGRKREIDQSSCNKDYSCVEGFCPSFVTIHGAEPRKPETVALGQDLFAGLPDPVPAPIAGASYNLMIAGIGGTGVVTVGALLGMAAHIEGLAMSLFDMTGLSQKNGAVFSHVRISRRPEDIHAQRLGAGEADLVMAFDLVAALSPEAATTFSIGRTRAIANAAVAPTVAFQFQRDFAADPKLLLARLRRGIAQDGLATVDASMLALAILGDTIGANLFLVGMAAQRGLLPIPIAAIERAIELNGVAISFNLRALRLGRLFAADPDRVTALVPVPERQAEEDMSLDALITHRGAHLTDYQDARLADRYRALVDRVGRREAEVAPASQALTRAVARNHARLLAYKDEYEVARLLSQPALLDEIRRTFADGGRIAFNLAPPLFAKVGLNGRPGKRELGAWMIPAMRLLARFRAIRGRWYDPFGQTAERRMERALIGDYEALVDRVLDRLHPGNLGEATTLLSLADEIRGFGPVKAAAVHSYRERLAEAEEQFSRDSRAPTRRAG, encoded by the coding sequence ATGGCAGCCTCTCCGCTATTATCGCGACTGAAGGAGACAGCCGTGGTCACCCCAGCCGAACCCCGCAACACCGCCGTCAGTCTGGACGACAAATGGACCGTCGATCGGGGCCGCATCGTCATCAACGGCACCCAGGCGATCGCCCGCACCCTGCTGGCGCAGCGCGAGCTGGACCGGCGGCGCGGGCTTTCGACGGCGGGTTTCATCACCGGCTATCGCGGTTCGCCGCTCGGCAACGTCGATATGACCCTCTGGTCGATCGGCGATCGGCTGAGCGCGGCTGGCATCGTTTTCCAGCCCGGCGTCAACGAGGACATCGCTGCGACCGCGGTGCATGGCAGCCAGCAGATCGATGCAGTGCCGGGCGCCCGCCACGATGGAGTATTCGCCGCTTGGTACGGGAAGGGTCCCGGAGTCGATCGTTCGGGAGATGCCTTCAAGCATGGCAATTATGCAGGCGCCCACGCCAAGGGCGGAGTGCTGCTCTTCTATGGCGACGATCATGGCGGCAAATCCTCGACCGTGGCGCATCAGAGCGAACAGGCGATCGCCGCCAGCCTGATTCCGTCGCTCTATCCGGCGAACGTGCAGGAGATATTGGAGTTCGGCCTGCTCGGCTTTGCGATGTCGCGCTACAGCGGATCGTGGATCGCGATGAAATGCGTCAACGAGATCGCTGAGCAGACGGCTACGATCGACATCGACCTGCCCGCCTTCGATCCAGCGCTGCCCGCGATGGACGGTGTAGGCGAGGTCAGCATTGGCCAGGGCGTGTTCAATCCGCTTGGTGACGAAAGCCTGGTGCTCGACCATCGCCTGCCGCGCGTCCATGCCTTTGTCCGGGGCAACAAGATCGACCGCACGGTCTTTCGTGCCGGCAAGCCGAGGCTCGGTATCGTCACTGCGGGCAAATCCTACGGGGATGTGTGCGCCGCGCTGGCATTGCTCGGCCTTGACGAGACGAGCGCAAGCGAGGCCGGCATCTCGCTTTACAAGGTTGGCTGCATCTGGCCGCTCGAACCGATCGGCCTCGTCGCCTTCGCGAAAGGCCATGATGCGATCCTCGTGGTCGAGGAGAAGAAGAGCTTCCTCGAGCAGCAGATTGCCGAGATCATCGTCAACGATCCCCAGCGGCCGATGCTGTTCGGCAAGCGCGACGAAGAGGGGCGGTCGCTCTTCTCGTCGAACCTGCCGCTGGAGCCGGCCGGGATCGCGCGCGTGATCGCCGAACGGCTGGGCCGGTTGGGCCAGGCGATCGATGGGGCTCCGATGCCCTCGACAGATGGGGCCCCGGTCGACGCCGACCTGCCCAAGCGCAGCCCCTTCTTCTGCTCAGGCTGTCCGCACAACCGCTCGACCCGCGTACCCGAAGGCAGCACCAGCATGACCGGTATCGGCTGCCATACCATGGCCCATTTCGTACGGCCCAAGGAGGCGCTGCTGCCGACCCAGATGGGCGGTGAGGGCGGCAACTGGCTGGGCCTCGCGCCGTTCACCGATACCAAGCACATCTTCCAGAATATGGGGGACGGCACTTATTATCATTCGGGCCTGCTCGCCATCCGGGCCGCGGTCGCTGCGCGGGTGAACATCACCTACAAGATCCTCTATAACGACGCCGTCGCGATGACCGGCGGGCAACCGGTCGACGGCCCGATCTCGGTCGCGGAGATAGCGCGGCAGGTGCGCGACGAAGGGGTGAGCAAGGTCTGGCTGCTGAGCGATGATCCCATGCGTCATCGCGGTAATCGCGAACTGCCCGCTGAGGTGATCATCGGCCATCGCGACGAGCTCGATCGGGTTCAGCGCGCGTTGCGCGACATGCCGGGCTGCACCGTGCTGATCTACGAACAGACCTGCGCCGCCGAAAAGCGCCGCCGCCGCAAGCGCGGTACCTTCCCCGATCCGGCGAAGCGGCAGTTCATCGCCAAATCGGTCTGCGAAGGCTGCGGCGACTGTTCGGTCCAGTCGACCTGCGTCAGCCTCATGCCCGTCGACACCGCTTTCGGGCGCAAACGGGAGATCGACCAGTCAAGCTGCAACAAGGATTATAGCTGCGTCGAGGGTTTCTGCCCGTCCTTCGTCACCATCCATGGCGCCGAGCCGCGCAAGCCCGAGACGGTTGCGCTGGGCCAGGACCTGTTCGCCGGCCTGCCCGATCCCGTCCCCGCGCCGATCGCGGGGGCGAGCTATAATCTGATGATCGCCGGGATCGGCGGCACCGGGGTTGTGACCGTTGGCGCGCTGCTCGGCATGGCCGCCCATATCGAGGGGCTCGCCATGTCGCTGTTCGACATGACCGGCCTCAGCCAGAAAAATGGCGCGGTGTTCAGCCATGTCCGCATCTCCCGGCGGCCCGAGGATATCCACGCTCAGCGGCTGGGCGCGGGAGAGGCCGATCTCGTCATGGCGTTCGATCTCGTGGCGGCGCTGTCGCCCGAGGCGGCCACGACCTTCTCGATCGGTCGGACGCGGGCCATCGCCAATGCCGCGGTGGCGCCGACCGTCGCTTTCCAGTTCCAGCGGGACTTCGCCGCCGATCCCAAGCTGCTGCTCGCCCGGCTGCGCCGCGGCATCGCCCAGGATGGGCTCGCGACGGTCGATGCCTCGATGCTGGCGCTTGCAATCCTCGGCGACACGATCGGCGCGAACCTGTTCCTGGTCGGCATGGCGGCGCAGCGCGGGCTGCTGCCGATCCCGATCGCGGCGATCGAGCGGGCGATCGAGCTGAACGGCGTTGCGATCTCGTTCAACCTGCGCGCACTTCGGCTCGGGCGGCTGTTCGCGGCCGATCCCGATCGGGTGACCGCGCTGGTGCCGGTACCCGAACGCCAGGCCGAGGAGGATATGTCGCTTGACGCGCTGATCACCCACCGTGGGGCGCATCTGACCGACTATCAGGATGCACGGCTGGCCGATCGCTATCGGGCGCTGGTCGATCGGGTGGGGCGGCGCGAGGCGGAGGTGGCGCCGGCCTCGCAGGCGCTGACCCGCGCGGTCGCCCGCAACCATGCCCGGCTGCTCGCCTACAAGGACGAATATGAGGTGGCGCGGTTGCTGAGCCAGCCCGCGCTGCTCGACGAGATACGGCGCACCTTCGCCGATGGCGGCCGGATCGCCTTCAATCTGGCGCCGCCCCTGTTCGCGAAAGTGGGGCTCAACGGCCGCCCGGGCAAGCGCGAACTGGGCGCTTGGATGATTCCGGCGATGCGCCTGCTTGCCCGTTTCCGGGCCATTCGCGGGCGCTGGTATGATCCGTTCGGCCAAACCGCCGAGCGGCGCATGGAGCGCGCGCTGATCGGGGACTATGAGGCGCTGGTCGATCGCGTGCTCGACAGGTTGCACCCGGGCAATCTCGGGGAGGCGACGACGCTGCTGTCACTGGCCGACGAGATACGCGGCTTCGGCCCCGTCAAGGCGGCGGCGGTCCACTCTTATCGTGAGCGATTGGCCGAGGCGGAGGAACAGTTCAGCCGAGATTCTCGCGCCCCAACTCGGCGAGCGGGATAG
- a CDS encoding transcriptional regulator, AsnC family (PFAM: regulatory protein, AsnC/Lrp family): MAATKLDLFDLKIIDVLQTKGKISCAQIGEIIGLSETACYNRLRRIESSDIIKNYSVALHTKKITKFQTFFTIISLKSDMPHDLRQFEQEVMKMPQIVSCSYVTGTTDYIMKSVAADLDNYIAVIDEVRERTGNVSRYETLTEVREVKAGPIPLAELGRENLG; the protein is encoded by the coding sequence ATGGCCGCCACGAAGCTCGATCTGTTCGACCTCAAGATCATCGACGTGTTGCAGACGAAAGGGAAAATCTCCTGCGCGCAGATCGGCGAGATCATCGGGCTATCGGAAACCGCCTGCTACAACCGGCTCCGCAGGATCGAGAGCTCGGACATCATCAAGAATTACAGCGTCGCGCTTCACACCAAGAAGATCACCAAATTCCAGACCTTCTTCACGATCATCAGCCTGAAGAGCGACATGCCGCACGATCTCAGGCAGTTCGAGCAGGAGGTGATGAAGATGCCGCAGATCGTCTCCTGCTCCTACGTCACCGGCACCACCGACTATATCATGAAGTCGGTGGCGGCGGACCTCGACAACTATATCGCGGTGATCGACGAGGTGCGCGAGCGCACCGGCAACGTCTCGCGCTACGAGACGCTGACCGAGGTGCGCGAAGTCAAGGCCGGCCCTATCCCGCTCGCCGAGTTGGGGCGCGAGAATCTCGGCTGA
- a CDS encoding TonB-dependent receptor (PFAM: TonB-dependent receptor; TonB-dependent receptor, plug) encodes MRRTMLQVLAASTILTVGWAASAHAQAVGAAPADAAHTADEEIVVVGSSLRVTEAKIARGTTPVQIVSAEEMQLSGQKAVADLVRTQPVFSGTSASAEGQGLGRSTLNLRGVGDQYTLSLVNGRRFAVNGAANVGIIPESAIERIEVLTSGASAIYGSDAVAGVVNIVLRKDADGVGGSVRYGEGTARLAERQVSAYIGSRGDNGGFILSVDHFERKGLRGKELPTGTNNLARFGGIDFRSDATNPGRIILPNGDNVILNTDLFGPGTFSNNPASYRPFVYDRDAHDRWDGGIYAISPTKRTSLMFSGHRDLGPDTKLSLDVIANRTKDRYLTGSSVALIDVPANNPYNPFGVPASVAYRFSDYADGPYNRGIGAIQAYRIDTLSSALTLEHSFSDKLRLSATANYFREESHLRIPNAYSAAGLAAAIARTGPDAFNAFCNRCNNDAQFQGVLVGTYNDQTSELIDFDTRLTGSLMELGGGDLAFAVGAGYRHESYEVRPDQQLAQGLLIDQGLVSAQSLSRKVTSVFAELRAPVLEGLELQAAARYEHYSDFGGTFNPLVAAKWEAVPDQLIVRASYSTSFRAPFLQDLTSERTSSQVPVFDPVRNATVNAAAITGGNPNLDSEDAKTFSAGVVMTPEFARGLQVTIDWFRLKQNNLVIAPSPQSVIAGLAPGTVTRGPNVGGAGRDTLIEALKTNGANRTISGIDFAATYRTEFSDKGVLTLDLAGTRLLDFKVDMRDGSGLVEQAGSYSPLFGGLPKWKLVAGPTVKYGWFTTNLKVRHAGGYTDPDFFGIPPRKVGSVNYIDIAARIDLGDDGLALIPGGEFTIGATNLTNKLPPFVRSASLFFGDGAAWDRGNFDISGRFVYASLGVRF; translated from the coding sequence ATGAGACGGACTATGTTGCAGGTGCTCGCAGCGAGCACCATTTTGACGGTGGGATGGGCGGCGAGCGCCCATGCGCAGGCGGTGGGCGCGGCCCCGGCCGATGCGGCCCACACAGCGGATGAAGAGATCGTCGTCGTCGGATCGTCGCTGCGCGTGACGGAGGCGAAGATCGCGCGGGGCACCACGCCGGTGCAGATCGTCTCCGCCGAGGAGATGCAGCTTTCCGGCCAGAAGGCGGTGGCGGACCTCGTCCGTACCCAGCCGGTGTTCAGCGGCACCTCCGCTTCGGCCGAAGGCCAGGGCCTCGGCCGTTCGACCCTCAACCTGCGCGGCGTCGGCGATCAATATACGCTGTCGCTGGTCAACGGTCGCCGCTTCGCGGTGAACGGCGCCGCCAATGTCGGCATCATCCCGGAATCGGCGATCGAGCGGATCGAGGTGCTGACCTCGGGTGCCAGCGCCATCTATGGCTCGGATGCGGTGGCCGGCGTGGTCAACATCGTGCTGCGCAAGGATGCCGATGGCGTCGGCGGCTCGGTTCGCTATGGCGAAGGGACGGCCCGTCTCGCCGAGCGTCAGGTTTCGGCCTATATCGGCAGCCGCGGTGACAATGGCGGCTTCATCCTCTCGGTCGACCATTTCGAGCGCAAAGGGCTGCGCGGCAAGGAACTGCCCACCGGCACCAATAATCTGGCGCGCTTCGGCGGCATCGACTTTCGTAGCGACGCGACCAATCCCGGCCGGATCATCCTGCCCAATGGCGACAATGTGATCCTCAACACCGACCTGTTCGGCCCGGGCACCTTCTCGAACAATCCGGCGAGCTACCGTCCGTTCGTCTATGATCGCGACGCGCATGACCGCTGGGACGGCGGCATCTACGCGATCTCGCCGACCAAGCGGACCTCGCTGATGTTCTCGGGCCATCGCGATCTCGGCCCGGATACCAAACTCAGCCTGGACGTGATCGCCAACCGCACCAAGGATCGCTACCTGACCGGCTCCTCGGTCGCGCTGATCGATGTTCCGGCGAACAACCCCTATAATCCGTTCGGCGTTCCGGCGAGCGTGGCCTATCGCTTCTCCGACTATGCGGACGGGCCCTATAATCGCGGTATCGGCGCGATCCAGGCCTATCGGATCGATACCCTGTCCTCGGCGCTGACCCTGGAGCACAGCTTCAGCGACAAGCTTCGTTTATCCGCGACGGCCAATTATTTCCGCGAGGAATCGCATCTGCGCATCCCCAATGCCTATTCGGCGGCGGGTCTCGCGGCGGCGATCGCGCGGACCGGGCCCGATGCGTTCAATGCCTTCTGCAACCGCTGCAACAATGATGCGCAATTTCAGGGCGTGCTCGTCGGCACCTATAATGACCAGACCAGCGAGCTGATCGATTTCGATACCCGGCTGACCGGTTCGCTGATGGAACTGGGCGGCGGCGATCTCGCCTTCGCGGTGGGCGCGGGCTACCGGCATGAGAGCTACGAGGTCCGGCCGGATCAGCAACTCGCCCAAGGCTTGCTGATCGACCAGGGGCTCGTCTCCGCGCAGAGCCTGTCGCGCAAGGTGACCTCGGTCTTCGCCGAGTTGCGCGCACCGGTGCTCGAAGGGCTCGAGTTGCAGGCGGCCGCCCGCTACGAACATTACAGCGACTTCGGCGGCACCTTCAATCCGCTCGTCGCCGCCAAATGGGAAGCGGTGCCCGATCAGCTAATCGTGCGCGCCTCTTATTCGACCTCGTTCCGCGCGCCCTTCCTGCAGGACCTGACCAGCGAGCGCACGTCGAGCCAGGTCCCGGTGTTCGATCCGGTCCGCAATGCCACCGTCAACGCGGCGGCGATCACCGGTGGCAATCCGAACCTCGATTCCGAGGACGCCAAGACCTTCAGTGCCGGCGTGGTGATGACGCCGGAGTTCGCGCGCGGCCTGCAGGTCACGATCGACTGGTTCCGGCTGAAGCAGAACAACCTCGTCATCGCGCCGAGCCCGCAGTCGGTGATCGCCGGCCTCGCGCCCGGCACCGTCACGCGCGGCCCCAATGTCGGCGGCGCGGGGCGCGATACGCTGATCGAGGCGCTCAAGACCAACGGCGCCAACCGGACGATCAGCGGGATCGATTTCGCGGCAACTTACCGGACCGAGTTCTCCGACAAGGGCGTGCTCACCCTCGATCTCGCCGGCACGCGCCTGCTCGACTTCAAGGTCGACATGCGCGACGGCAGCGGCCTCGTCGAGCAGGCGGGCAGCTATTCGCCGTTGTTCGGCGGTCTGCCCAAGTGGAAGCTCGTCGCCGGCCCGACCGTCAAATATGGCTGGTTCACCACCAATCTGAAGGTCCGTCATGCCGGCGGCTACACCGATCCGGACTTCTTCGGCATCCCGCCGCGCAAGGTCGGCTCGGTCAACTATATCGACATCGCGGCGCGCATCGACCTGGGCGACGACGGCCTGGCCCTGATCCCAGGTGGCGAGTTCACCATCGGCGCCACCAACCTGACCAACAAGCTGCCGCCCTTCGTGCGGAGCGCCAGCCTGTTCTTCGGGGATGGCGCGGCGTGGGATCGCGGCAATTTCGATATCTCGGGCCGCTTCGTCTATGCGAGCCTGGGGGTACGCTTCTAA